A genomic region of Anas platyrhynchos isolate ZD024472 breed Pekin duck chromosome 19, IASCAAS_PekinDuck_T2T, whole genome shotgun sequence contains the following coding sequences:
- the TSPAN10 gene encoding tetraspanin-10 — translation MAPLRERLSRLLSPHRAGGSGESSRLLPQAARLVELPYPSDDDDDDEGLQLGDVHLSVAEQHPEEWHPVPQKPGAFSHCVRYLAFLWNLLFLLLGLLALGVGVWGLLAKGSLQDERLALLGSDPMLLFVLVGLGASAVSLAGCLGALRSSACLLRFFVGAVLAFVGLEVLGGLLLLAARRRLRDALRAALLLCLLRYQHEPDLRLLVDEVQRALSCCGLRSYRDWESNPYFNCSAPGVQACSVPSSCCLQPLQNGSVPNEQCARGVLSLGDVEAAGVVHLGGCVVQLGAWLRNQAGGIASGAAVLVLLEAAGLLMALKVLADIAPGGVQG, via the exons ATGGCGCCGCTCAGGGAACGGCTGTCCCGGCTCCTCAGCCCCCACAgggccgggggcagcggggagagCAGCCGGCTGCTGCCCCAG GCAGCCAGGCTGGTGGAGCTGCCCTACCCCTCTGATGATGATGACGATGATGAAGGCTTGCAGCTGGGGGACGTGCACCTTTCTGTGGCCGAGCAGCACCCCGAGGAGTGGCACCCCGTCCCCCAAAAACCGGGCGCCTTCAGCCACTGCGTGCGGTACCTGGCCTTCCTCTGgaacctcctcttcctcctgctgggccTCCTGGCCCTAGGagtgggggtttgggggctgcTGGCCAAGGGGTCCCTACAAGACGAGCgcctggccctgctgggctcTGACCCCATGCTGCTCTTcgtgctggtggggctgggggccagcGCCGTGTCCCTGGCCGGCTGCCTGGGGGCCCTGCGCTCCAGCGCCTGCCTCCTGCGCTTTTTTGTGGGGGCCGTGCTGGCTTTTGTGGGgttggaggtgctgggggggctgctgctgctggcggcgaGGCGCCGGCTGCGGGATGCCCTGCGTGCcgccctgctgctctgcctgctgcgcTACCAGCACGAGCCCGACCTGCGGCTGCTGGTGGACGAGGTGCAGCGCGCCCTGAGCTGCTGCGGGCTCCGATCCTACCGAGATTGGGAGAGCAACCC GTATTTCAACTGCAGCGCCCCGGGGGTGCAAGCCTGCAGCgtgccctcctcctgctgcctgcagccgctgCAGAACGGCTCCGTGCCCAACGAGCAGTGCGCCCGCGGGGTGCTGAGCCTCGGGGACGTGGAGGCGGCCGGCGTCgtgcacctggggggctgcgtgGTGCAGCTCGGAGCCTGGCTCCGCAACCAGGCGGGCGGCATCGCCAGTGGGGCGGCCGTACTGGTGCTACTGgaggctgctgggctgctcaTGGCGCTGAAGGTGCTCGCAGACATCGCGCCCGGTGGCGTGCAGGGGTGA
- the PDE6G gene encoding retinal rod rhodopsin-sensitive cGMP 3',5'-cyclic phosphodiesterase subunit gamma: MSLEPHKPEIKSATRVTGGPATPRKGPPKFKQRQTRQFKSKPPKKGVQGFGDDIPGMEGLGTDITVICPWEAFSHLELHELAQYGII, encoded by the exons ATGAGCCTGGAGCCCCACAAACCGGAGATCAAGTCGGCCACCAGGGTGACCGGGGGACCCGCCACCCCCCGGAAAGGACCCCCCAAATTCAAGCAGAGGCAGACGAGGCAGTTCAAGAGCAAGCCACCCAAGAAGGGGGTGCAGGG GTTCGGCGATGACATCCCGGGCATGGAAGGGCTGGGAACAG aTATCACCGTGATCTGCCCTTGGGAAGCCTTCAGCCACCTGGAGCTGCACGAGCTGGCTCAGTACGGCATCATTTAG